The sequence GTCGACGAGAGGGTCTCCGCGAAGATGCCCTGCGCGGCCTCGGCGTCGACGTCGAGGGCCAGCGAGTGCTTCTCCGGGTCCTCGCGGATACTGACGATGTCCGCGATGTGCTCCGGGGAAATCTCCGCCGTCACGTCGTCGCGGCCCTTGAGCTTCAGTGGGCCGTCGAGGGCGCGTTTGAGGTCGCCATCGGCAAGCTCGTCCACCGCTTTGTTGCCGATGGCCGGCTTCTGCTCCTCGGCCGCTACCTCGACGCCGTCTGGGTCGAGCCAGTCCTCGCGGACCTTGGTGTTCAGCTCGGCATCGTCAATGCTCTGCCCGATGACCTCCGGGGTCTTCTTGATCTCCGCACCGTCCAGCTCGAGGGTGGCGTTCTTCGGCTCCACCGTCAGCTCGTCGTGGAGGCGTTCCAGCTGCGGGCCGAGTGCGTCCTCGTCCACCTGCGTGTCGATGGACCGTTCCTCCATCGGCCGGAAGAAGCTGTAGACGCGCGCGATGGGGTTGAGCGAGGCGTCATCGATGGAATCGACCGCGGCCTGGTAGTCCATGCTGAGCCCCGCCTCCGCGGGGATGAACTCGGCGTGCTGGTCGCCGGCCTTGACCGTGACTGGGTTGTCCTCCACCCCGCCGAGCTCTTTTTTGAGCTTCTGCACCGCGGCGTGGCGCTCCATGTTGGAAATGTCCACGCCGCCGACGGAGACGGACCGCGGCACCTTGCCCTGGTTGGAGACCACGTCGATGGCGTACGCGACGCCCGCGATGACGAAAAGGCCCACCAGAATGCCGAGGGTGATAGCCCAGCCCCGCGCGCCACGGGACTTTTGCCCGCCGTCAGCGTGGTCAGCGTGCGCGGAGTGGCCGATTCGTTGGTTATTCACAGCAAAGACAGTATCCGTTCCACCACGGTTAGCACTAGTCGCTGGGCGCTTAGTGTTTCACGTTAAACCTGAATCCTGCCGTCGCGGGCGGCCTGCTCTGCTGTATCGAGGACCTCGTTGATATCGGCCTCCGCCGACCACAGCACCACGTCGGCGCCGGCGGCAAGGCCGGCGGTGGCGGCATCGGCAGGCGCGAAGCGGTCCGTGATCGCCTGCATGCCGGTGAGATCGTCGGTGTAGACCGTCCCGCCGAACCCGAACTGATCGCGCAAAAGGCCGTAGGCGTCCGGGTTGAGGCTCGACGGGGTCTCGCCGTCGCCGAGGCCCGGCACGACCATGTGCCCGACCATCACGCCCGGCGCCGTGGCGGGATCGTCGCTCTGGGATTCCGGCAGCGCCCGCGTGTACGGCACCAGGTCGTGGCCTTGCATGTCGTCGAGCGGCGGGGTGACCGCGTCGCCCTGGTGCGTGTCCCCCGAGGCGCGGCCGTGGCCCGGGAAGTGCTTGAACACTGGGCGTACGCCGGAGGACTGCAGCCCGCGGGCGAACGCGGCGCCGAGCTCGCCGGCCTGCTGCGGGTCGGAGGAAAACGAGCGATCGCCGACCACCTCGAGGTCGCCACCGTCCACGTCGAGCACCGGTGCGAAGTCGACGTTGATGCCGTGATCGCGCAGGGTCGCGCCGATCTGCGCGCCCTGGGCCTGCGCACCCTCCGGGCCGCCGGCTGCCATGTCCCGCGCGGACGGGTACGAGCCCAGGATGTCGTCGAAGCGCTGCACGCGGCCGCCCTCGAAGTCGATGGCCACCTCGAAGGGCCGGTCGAACTCGGCGCGCAGCGCGTTGATATCGCGGCCCGGCTCGGTGAGAAGCCCCGGATCTGCCCAGCTGGTGAGGAAGATGCCGCCCACGCCTGCTTCCAGCTTGGCGCGCGCATCCTCGTAGCTGACCACGCCCGGCATGAGCTTGGCCGCGATCTGCTCGCGGGGGTTTTGCTCGGGAGCGTCGGTGGGTGCCTCGGTGGTCGATGGGGCATCGTCAAGCGGAGCGTCCGAGTGCGCGCAGCCTGCCCCGGTTGCGCTGGCGGCGAGGCCGACCGCTACCACGGCGGCGGTAAGACGACGCGGAATCTGCCGAGGTGTAAAAGACATGGTGTCTAGTGTGCCCTATCTCCTTTCCCCGCTACAGTGGTGGGCCATGAGCGAAGGCCCGAAGATTCTGCTCGCTTTCGACGGCACCGACCAGGCCAGCCACGCGATCGAGTACGCCGCGCGCTACCTGCGCGCCGGCATCGTGGAACTCCTCACCGCCTGGGAGCCGTCCGCGCGCCAGGCGGCGCGTTCTGTCACCCGCGTCGGCGTGCAGCCGGTGGGCGGCTCGGAGGATCCCGCCGCCGATCCGGCCTACGAGGAGGCCCAGCGCGTGTGCAACGCCGGCGTCCAGCACGCCGAGTCGCTGGGGCTTTCCGCCCGCGCCCACCTGGTGGAATCCGCCACCACCATCCCGGAGGCCATCGTGGATGCGGCCGAGGAGCTGGACGTCGACGTCATCGTCACCGGCACCCGCGCCATCGGCGGGATGCGCTCGCTGTGGAATACCTCCACTGCCGAGCACCTCGTGCGCCACGCCGGCCGGCCCGTGTTCATCGTTCCGCCGGAAGACGAATAGGTGTTGCATAACCGCTCCCCGCGGTGGTGCTGCTAGCATCACCGCCATGGCTGTCCAAAGCGATTCCTTAAACAAGCGCACCCTCGGTCCCGCCGTGGGCAGCGCCGTCGTGGGCATCACCTTAGGCATCATCACGGTGGTCGGAATCGCGCAGTTCTCCGGCTCCGACGCCGCGCCTGCCGATGGCGCCGTCCCCGCCGACAACGCCGTCCTCGGCGGCCCGGAATACGGCAGCCGCGGCTAACTTCTCCCCACGCGCATGCGCCTAAAGGCCACCCTGGTCGGCTGGCTCGCAGTCGTCCTCACCGTCTGGCTGCCGTTTTCGGCGCCGTGGGGCGAGGTCGCCGCGGACACCAAACACGATCTCACCGCCGACCCGGCCGGCTTTCTGGCCGGCGCGCTGCACGCCTACACCGACACCTTCACCCTCGGCCAGCTGCAGAATCAGGCCTACGGCTACCTCTTCCCCCAGGGCCCGTTCTTCCTCCTCACTAATTTTCTGCCCGACTGGGTGGCGCAACGCCTGTGGTGGACACTGGTGCTCTCTGTCGGCTACTTCGGCATGGTCGCCCTCCTGCGTCGCGTCACCCCGGCGAGCGGGGCGTGGCTCGCGCTCGGCGGCATCGCCTACGCGCTCAGCCCCCGCGCGCTGACCACCCTCACCGCCATCTCCTCAGAGACCTGGCCGGTCATGCTGGCGCCGTGGGTCATAGTTCCTTTGCTGGGTTCCGGGGCCCGGATCACTTGGCGCAACCTCGCCGCCGCCGTCGTGCCCGTCGCGCTGATGGGCGCGGTCAACGCCACCGCCACGCTCGCCGCGTGCGTGCCGGCCGCGCTGGTGCTGGTGTGGCGGCGGCCGGTCTGGCAGGGGCTGAAATGCCTGGCCATCTGGTTTATCGGCTGCGCGGCGGTGAGCCTGTGGTGGCTCGGCCCGCTGGTGCTGCTGGGCCGCTACGCGCCGCCGTTTACGGAATTTATCGAGTCCTCTTTCGTCACCACCCGCTGGCTCAACCTCGCGGAGGTGCTGCGCGGGACCACGAGCTGGACGCCCTTCGTGGAAACCGAGCGCGTCGCCGGCACCGCGCTGGCCACCGAGCCGGTGTTCGTGCTGCTGACGATGGCGGTCGCGGCGGCGGGGCTGGCGGGCATCGCCACGCGGCGCGTGCCCGAGGTCTGGTCGGCGATGCTGGTGGTGGGCGTCGTCATTCTCAGCCTCCACGCCGGCTGGTACCTCGCCGCGCTTGACGGCCCGCTGGCGCCGTTCCGCAACGTGCACAAATTCGATCCGCTGGTGCGTCTGCCGCTGGTCATCGGCATGGTCACGCTGGGCAGCCGCTTAGGGCTCCCGCGCGACTGGCTACGCCCGCGCCCCCGCCAGGCCGCGGGCATGATCCTCGCCATCGTCGTCGCACTGTCCGCCGCCCCGGCGTTCAACGGACAACTACTCCCCCGCGGCACGTACGAGAAAGTGCCGGGCTACTGGCAGGAGGCGGCTGACTTCGTCAACGACAACGCCGCCGGCACCCGCACGCTCATCTACCCGCCCGCCTCCTTCGCGCGCCAGGAGTGGGGCTGGACCCGCGACGAGCCCGCCCA is a genomic window of Corynebacterium massiliense DSM 45435 containing:
- a CDS encoding universal stress protein gives rise to the protein MSEGPKILLAFDGTDQASHAIEYAARYLRAGIVELLTAWEPSARQAARSVTRVGVQPVGGSEDPAADPAYEEAQRVCNAGVQHAESLGLSARAHLVESATTIPEAIVDAAEELDVDVIVTGTRAIGGMRSLWNTSTAEHLVRHAGRPVFIVPPEDE
- a CDS encoding DUF2613 domain-containing protein, which produces MAVQSDSLNKRTLGPAVGSAVVGITLGIITVVGIAQFSGSDAAPADGAVPADNAVLGGPEYGSRG
- a CDS encoding glycoside hydrolase family 3 N-terminal domain-containing protein → MSFTPRQIPRRLTAAVVAVGLAASATGAGCAHSDAPLDDAPSTTEAPTDAPEQNPREQIAAKLMPGVVSYEDARAKLEAGVGGIFLTSWADPGLLTEPGRDINALRAEFDRPFEVAIDFEGGRVQRFDDILGSYPSARDMAAGGPEGAQAQGAQIGATLRDHGINVDFAPVLDVDGGDLEVVGDRSFSSDPQQAGELGAAFARGLQSSGVRPVFKHFPGHGRASGDTHQGDAVTPPLDDMQGHDLVPYTRALPESQSDDPATAPGVMVGHMVVPGLGDGETPSSLNPDAYGLLRDQFGFGGTVYTDDLTGMQAITDRFAPADAATAGLAAGADVVLWSAEADINEVLDTAEQAARDGRIQV